The DNA region ATCAATGCCCAACCTATCTTGATTTTATTGTTTGCTTCCACCATGCACATATGTTCAGATTATTTTGGGACAAATATTAATTTTTCAGGAGAATAGCTGTTATATGTGAATTAAATCACCAGATACAAAGAAGCAGCATTTTCAGAGGTTGAattaggagtctttattagaaaactggagactggggctgggaatatggacaagtggtagactgctttcgtatacatgaagccctgggttcaatttcctcagcaccacacatatagaaaaagccagaagtggcgctatgactcaagttttagagtgctagccttgagcaaaaagtagccagggagagtgctcaggcccggagttcaagccccaggactggccaaaaaaaaaaagaaacctggagACTGCAGGAAGGCACTTACTCCCAACTTGCAGCATCAAATATACTTCCCACTGTTAGAAAACCcagccacggggctggggatatggcctagtggcaagagtgcttgcctcgtatacatgaggccctgggttcaattccccagcaccacaattccccagcaccatgtatacagaaaatggccagaagtggcgctgtggctcaagtggcagagtgctagccttgagcaaaaataagccagggactgtgctcaggccctgagtccaagccccaggactggccaaaaaaaaaaaaaaagaaaagaaaacccagccACGAAGatagtaaagcaaagaaagagcagaaaaacaataccaacaaatcaTATCAACTCAAATGGAGAGCAGAAGTGGAATGCTATGGTGACCttaggagagccaggagacaggaagtATGGTTGCAAAATGATGCATGAGCTGGttgtgtggaaaccaagtgaaaggtgtaaaGGAACCCCTTTTTgtgtccctagaaacagcaggcttagacaaagtagtgggcctggggaagggcaaacctaGGCCTAATAATGGGAccccaaagcagcttgacctgAGCTGTttgaccttggcaaaagaaaggaatgaggaagaccactcactttaggggaagttccaggaagagaaagatttaaagtTAATTGAAGCCAGTcatacccagaaccaagaattgtattgctttgtttaTAGAGTTTACTGggattgtaatcactaacagaaattgtgcttctgtatgtctgcctgcttgctttgcctaaacTTTCCACACCACCTGCTTGTGGTACTTGTGATTctgtagagttgaagtaaacccctTTTTTTGAGGtagtagccattttgttgactgtttaaactataagtaacccaggccaccaattatcccggctagcagaacaaccttattagggcccagctggtcaggaaactcccagCTTAACTCCAACCGCCTGGAAATGCTTAACTCTTAACTGCCCCGGAATGCCtgtagccctgagccaatcagatttgtactcatatcctaatcttgcttaaacacctgattgctgtaactttgtggttttttgcctttataagccctgtgaaatttcagctggggctttcctcctaacctctgctgctgCATCGGAgtgtaggatgaggcccaagctgcagcccgcctgaataaagccttgcttttgcatttcggaacgtttgtctctcggtggtcttcttggtggtcttctcgagACTTGGGCATAACATTCTTAACTGCATGACCACCTGTGAGTGCACATGTGATACTTGCttttaaaagcccagccctatttggcccctgtgctgtttgtcaccatccggGTTTTGGCAAGCTGttcaaagctaaaaaaaaaaactactagccCAATTGATTGAGTACTGGTGACTATTGTTGTGGGTTTGAGACCCACCTGGGTACCAGTACACAAGAATTGGAGCCTAAACAGTGTCCAGGTCAAGGTGCATGGTCACAGGGCGCTCCATAGTCTGAGTTCTTGGCACAgaactggcaggtccagtaacctattgtccaattCCCCATCCCTGACTCTAAGAATTCAGGCAGGCCCATCACATGGGGACTTCAGccaccaagaagacaagatggcaccagttaaactcaattccctatcatccaccatgtTGCCAACatggcaccagttagacccaCTATCCTTATTtcagaatattaaaaagaaagatttgaGGACAAGATTCAAATAGTAGATAAAAGGCCATGAGGGCTAAATTGAAAACTTTTATATAAATACTTAAAAGGAGTGATGGTCAAGTAAAAATGAAAGGGCAAAAGGTAGCTTACTAGACTCAAAGGAAAAGACATTGGTATTCTGTTTCTTCTCCCATACATAGACACACCAATGGACTGCCTTATTGAAGTAATAGTAAGCCATGCCATAGAAGCCAAATGTGATTCAATACGCCCCACCTTGGGATAGTGACTATGGCccaaatgctggtcctgggagagGCCAAGGAGAAGTTAATGCTCCTAAGCCACTCTCTAGATTACACTTTGCTACCTTCTTGGAAGCTAGAATGTACCTGACCATTGATCACCTACCATAAGGCATTAATGACTATGTTAAAAAGGGCCCAACCTGACAAAAAGGACTATCAGACTACCTGCTACCACCTCTGAACTCCCTGGTGATTTGGAATGTTTTAAGTATCCAATCTTATCGAACGTTGTCCCCAATTTTTCCTAACTAAGGCAAGGTTTGtaacctggggggaaaaaaaacacctaaggATGGCAAGGCTGGAGATGGCTGAGGATGGGCTAAAGGTCTCTCTTGCCCCAGCATACCTGGGACCAGGTAAGTAAACTCTTATCTCTTCTATAGGCTTGGACCACTAAACTTACCTATCACTTTTACTACACTCATATCTTACCTGAAATCTTCTCATGTTAAACATAAAACCTAATGTAGATTAgcagaatttattgtaatatatTTTGATGCCATGACTCAGATTAAGTAAGTTTTTTGACTACTCCATTGGAAAGTAACTCAAACTCCCTTCTCTTTCAAGTTGAGATGAATGCTAGCTATTTCCATGGTCCAGACACTTGTCCTTTTACCTGGAGTCCCCTGCATTCTTGTTGCTGAATCAGATCTAGTGTGTGACTTGTGTATTTTCTCTTTGACTTGATGAAACATGGTATTTCTGACTTGATTATATAGCTCTCTGAGTTGAGGACATGCAAATGTGCTCAACACTGTAAACACTTTGTTTAATTTTTGCATGCCAGTGTTGCAGCTCCACTGCCATCTGCTGCCACCATTGCCTGCTTGCTTGCGAGTCTCAGCAATTTGAGGAATGAATTCTaggacagggaagggaaggaaaagtgtGAAGAACTTTATTCAGAAGTGAAACATCTTGTTTGAAGGTCAATACCTCTGCTCTATCACTTGTTTTGCACTGGTAGTTTTCTTTAGGAAGCTCTCAGTCTAGGATTCTGATACTCTGGTATGAGCTCTGATTAGATGCCCTTATTATAATTAGATATTTTACAAAGGGATACTTATTGATCAAGTCCCACAACATCCCAATtttgatctgtgtgtgtgcgtgtgtgcgtttGTGCATGCGTGTGTTGCTGGTACACAGTGCCTCAGGTTCTTGCTTAGAATATTTGTTCATCACTGGTGTTTAACCACTTGAGATTTGCCTCCAATACTAGTGTTTTGCTGTTGTAATTGAAAATCAAGTCCAATTGTCTTATGGATAGATTCAAACTGAGattccctgatctcagcctcctaaatagctaggattgtaggtgtgagccgctACTGCCCAGTTGCAACAGAACAtttttaagataatatttttgaaaaactaTATGGAGATGGATGAACGGCTTATGTGATAAGGCCTAACAAGTGTAAGGCCCActgtggcacttgaactcagagccagagctCTGTtgctgagctcatttgctcaaggctagcactctaccactttgagccacagcaccacttctggttttctggtgattaactggagaaaggagtctctcagactttcctgcccaggctggctttgaactgcaatcctcagatctcagcctcctaaatagcttggattataggcattcaCAACTACTGTCAGGCTTATATTAGTCATTTTTGAGATGCCTCTTTATGCCTGGGGCAAGTGGACTGAAATTTTTCTATTTGTGGTTCCTAGTGTCACTGTGAGGACAATCACATGCTACTCAATCATAATGTTGTATTACTCCATACCTTGGAATGAGAAGTACATGCTATGGCACCTAAACACCAGTTGAGATAGACACTCATGAACTTTTACGCCAAGGTTTTCCTTGAACCATGACCTCAATCTCTACCTCAAAAGTAGTTAGATTTACAGGCTTATGCCACTGTTCCAAGATACTGATTTATGCatattctaattttttcttttaacaatacTAGGGATTGAAGTCAGTGTCTCCTGGAAGCAAGACAAGTAATTCACCACACGAAAACATGTCATGAACCTCAgcccacacatttaaaaaaaaaattttgccagtcctgggggttgaattcagggcctgggtgttgtctctgatcCTCTTGgtgcacaaggctagcaatctaccatttgaagcACAGTGGAACTTCCggatttttttgagtagtttattggagaaagagattcacagactttactgccagggctggtttcaaaccatgatcgtcATATCTCAgcttgctaagtagctaggattatagacttgagccatgaGTGCCTAGCTTTCAAGTAACTTTAAGATGGACGAATTTACTTAATTTCTCTGACCATGAAAGTCCTCATCTATGATAtaggaacaataaaaataatacttatttgtttgtctattctGAGGTATTTAACAAACTGGGGGAGGGTACATTTTTTATACAGAGATAGATGCAGGTGTGttcttataattttttaatatttgaaaagatGACTACTACAAGATACTCAAGAAGACACTTGTAGGTGGGGAGATGAAGTCTAAAATTGAAGAGGTCTGAATTGGAGATGTAAACTTAGATATTACTGGGATTATACAAACACATTAGAAGTTCCACATCAACCTATTGAAAACATTAAGGATAAAATATTACATCTGCAGAAACATGTAGATTCTACTTATcatgtcattattccctaaacaatccattacaagaaatattttcatagtaTTTACATTGTGTTATTATAGGCAATCTAGAAACAATTTAAAGTATGAAAGGTGtgattatatgcaaatattgtACTATTTTATATAAGAGACATGAGCATCTAAAGAGACAGCTATCTCCACAAACATACATAACTGCATCTCTACCACAGTGGCAAATAATAActattttatgaatataaaaatgttaaCTATTACTATTTTTGTGTATGCAAGTACTGTGCTTGAGCTCaaaggcctgggcattatcccttttCCCTCCACTCTGTGTTTGTtatacagctcaacttctggcattttgttggttaatgggagataagaatctcacagcacTAACTGCCAGGGCAAGCTTCAGACAacattcctcaggtctcagcctcattgGTAGTTGGGACTATAGGACCATAGCCACCTGTACctagctattatttttttaaaataagcatatAAAAATCCACtaagccaggtgatggtggctcacttctgtaatacAAATTACAGAGAAGGCTGAAAtttgttgtggctcaaagtcatccCAAGGGAGAAAATTCTATAGGTTTTTCTAAGGTTGTGCCCCCCCCACCTcttcaatttgttttttttttggggggggggggggagggagagtcaaccagaggcttgaactccaggcctgggtgctgtccctgagctattattATCTCAGTGTTTCGAGCCACAACTCCGCTTCTTGATTTCTattggttaattgcagattaaaAATTTCAGAGactcctgctcaagctggctttgaaccacaattctcagacctcagcatcctgagtagctagtactacaagtgtgagccaccagtgcctggcctgtgagactcttaactccaaacaccaaaaagctggaagcagagctgtgtctcaagtagtagatccctagccaagaacaacaacaaaaaaaatgagggacagtgcccatacccagagttcaagcaccggatctgcaacaaaaacaaagacaaagcaaTCAAATGTGAGCTTTAATGAGAGCTAGTGAACATGAACACTATAGGTTTagggaatgaaaataaaaaattcctCATAGAAAGCttgggtgtgtgtctgtgtatacatgcatgtacatgcatCCACACATGGGAGCAACAagaacatacatatacacatgtgcaatACCcataccagttctggggcttgaactcagggtctgagcaatgtccctgaccTTTGCTTTCTATTGGTTCATTGGCagtcagtctcatggactttactgcctcagctggctttcaaccatgatcttcacatctcagcattCTAGTAGCTATAGAATTACTGGAGTGAACCATCAGCTCAGGACATAGTAACCTTTTTCAGTTTGGTATTACATAAAAGTATGTAGAACTCAAGTATTAATCATTATGCTACAAATATTGCCAAATATAACTAAATATTAGGTAAGGgttaaaaaatgatcataatgACAATAGTAGTAATAGCTTGgattgaaatttttaaatgtattttccccTTGTTTAGAATCAAGTTCAATATATTCATATGTCATAGGCCTATGAGTCATAAAAATGCATTGTGATCATTGTTTTTCTTGTTCAAACTTCAATGTTTCTTCCCAAATAACTTTGCCATATTTATTCAGAATATTTACCTTAAACTCAAAATATTTATCTCATGTACAGGGTATAAATGAAAGAAGAATCATTCCCATGCAGGCTAAGCAAAATTGAAAATGTGTGCATACCAAGTAAGCggacaaaatgaatttttaagaCCTGCTTTATCTAATATGTACCAAGTGACTgtttacttctttaaaatttctGTTATTTCAATTCAAATTATATTGCAACCTGCTTGAATATACAGTCCCTTACCTGAAACAGAATCCCACTAAAGCATACAAGtccattccaaaaaaaaaaagagaaggaaatggctAATTAGCAAAGCCTAAAATTGTCTGTGAAGGCTCAGAGGAAGGGCTGGTGCCATAGCTTAAACCTGTACTTGAAAAACAGAGCTACCAAGGATTTACATTTAAGAGTAACCTAGACAAACTTAGACCTCTACCAACTCAaccaattacaaaaaaataaatgggtgccatggcacacatctgtcattCCATTAACATAGGAGATATAGTCCAGGCTAGACCAAGTATAATCACAAGgccatatttgaaaaatatccaTAGAAACTGggggcatgtctcaagtgataaagGACTTATGCCCCCCCCCCTTAAAAAAAAGATTGCCTTATAGGCTTGAGGTAAAGTTAATTTTCTGCCTGGAATTCAAGTTTGCACATATTAGTTTAGTGTATCAGTTTGTCGGTACATATAGTATGTTAACTATCTGAACAAAAAGGGCTTTATGGTTTTTATAGAATTTTGCCTGGCTCTGGAATTGTATTAGAGGTAACAAAATGTGTACCTGTCATCCACTGGCCAGTTAAATCAACCGACAATTTCAAGAGTAtcctatagggctgggaatatggcctagtggcaagagtgcttgcctcctatacatgaagccctaggttcgattccccagcaccacatatatagaaaatggccagaggtggcgctgtggctcaagtggcagagtgctatccatgagcaaaaaaagaagccaaggacagtgctcaggccctgagtccaagccccagaactggcaaaaaaaaaaaaaaagagtatcctaTAATTAGTCATGAATTTCAGACCTTAAGAGTTCCTACATTTAAGTGATATAAAACAAAATCGggaaaagcggggggggggggggggggtgaatgtGAAGATTGAAGATGCGGCTCAACACATGAATAGAAAAtacaaagcccttagttcaaagtCCACTattgaccaggaaaaaaaaaaacacacaaaaacacttttttttttttgttttggtgatagTCATGTAGCCcttgggtttaaattcagggccagagcattgtccctgatGTCATCtattaaaggctagcactctaccatttagagGCACAGCTCTAATTCCACCTTTTTGGTAATTattagatataagaatctcacagactttcttgcctggggtgtNNNNNNNNNNNNNNNNNNNNNNNNNNNNNNNNNNNNNNNNNNNNNNNNNNNNNNNNNNNNNNNNNNNNNNNNNNNNNNNNNNNNNNNNNNNNNNNNNNNNNNNNNNNNNNNNNNNNNNNNNNNNNNNNNNNNNNNNNNNNNNNNNNNNNNNNNNNNNNNNNNNNNNNNNNNNNNNNNNNNNNNNNNNNNNNNNNNNNNNNNNNNNNNNNNNNNNNNNNNNNNNNNNNNNNNNNNNNNNNNNNNNNNNNNNNNNNNNNNNNNNNNNNNNNNNNNNNNNNNNNNNNNNNNNNNNNNNNNNNNNNNNNNNNNNNNNNNNNNNNNNNNNNNNNNNNNNNNNNNNNNNNNNNNNNNNNNNNNNNNNNNNNNNNNNNNNNNNNNNNNNNNNNNNNNNNNNNNNNNNNNNNNNNNNNNNNNNNNNNNNNNNNNNNNNNNNNNNNNNNNNNNNNNNNNNNNNNNNNNNNNNNNNNNNNNNNNNNNNNNNNNNNNNNNNNNNNNNNNNNctttgaactacaatcctcagatctcagcctcataagtaccTCAGATTACAGGCAAAAGCTACCTGCACCCAAcccagaaaataattttaaacctCCTAATTATATCTTCCAGCTTGGCAGTTTTGAGGAAAATATATGCTTTCCACTCTTCTGTTTGCAATATAATTTTCCTCAAGGCATATATCTTTAGTATATTTACTGCAACAGTACATATTTATGAGGTTTTCTAGATTTTTACCCTCTTCTTCTGAAGACAAATGCACATGAAAGATACCATTTTCAGTGCTTCTGTAACTGATAGCTTATTTTAATGGTCAATGAGTTAAGATGCTTAGACAATATAAGCTACACTAAAATGTATAACTAATGTTAGGATAAAATATAATGCTATTATATAAATAACTAAAAACTTTTATTCTgggtaaaaaaacaaataatttgcaAGAACATtattagaaaatttaaatgaatttagaaaaatatCACACAGGCACATTAACATTTTGCAAAACACCTGTACTAAAAGATTTGAATTTCtgtaaaaagtttaaaatttcaCAAAACAATTATACTAAAACATTTGTATCAGTTTCTGCTAAACTTTGTCTTATTCCTATTATTACTTTTTGAGTGAACTCTAGGAAAATATCCTATTAAATAACACCAGTATACAGATAGAACAAAAGCATATCAAACTTATTTTTCATGCATGTGTGTTCAGGCCCTCACACAGTGGTCCTGAGGTTTGCTTGTCTTTTTCAATCAAGCGTGGCACTTACAACTTTTTACTCCAGCCATAAGGATTTTTGTGTGCCAAtccagaggcttgaactgagggcctgggcactgtccctgagatgatttgctcaaagctagtgctctaccatttgagccacagctccacttctgactttgctCCCAGCAGGAAGATTTTTgctttgtgccaatactagggcttgatttCAGGACCTCATACTGTTGCTTGgctcttgttttttgccagtcctgggggttggactcaaggcctgagcacggtccctggcttctttttgctacagcaccacttcaagctttttctgtttatgtggtgctaaggaatcgaacccagggctttgtacaagctaggcaagcactctactgctaagctacattcacagccagttgcttggctttttcactcaagcttggcactttaccacttgagacacacctcctaTTCCAACTTTTTTGTATGTGGGTGCTGGTCCAAAGGCtcaaactcaggccctgaatgctgtctttgaggatttgtactcaagtctagcactctaccacttgaaccacagctccacatctggcttttcattgttggttaattggagataagagtctcaacagacttccctgccagggctggcttcaaatcagaattctcagatcttggcctcctgagtaggaatgGTTacagtgagtcaccagtgccaggctatcaATCTAATTTAATCCAAATATCACACTACTACACTTTGTCTGAGtatgtgcgccagtcctgggctttgaactgagggcctggcactgtctctgagcctttgtaCTCAagcacagcactctaccactttgaaccgcaTGTCTACTTCCCACACTTCAGTTAATTGAatgtaacagtctcacagacttttctgccctactgGCCTCAAAATAAGTAATACAGCAGTATTTTTACATTTGAATCAACGATTTCATCTTTCAAATATTTGAATGAGTCAATTATACTCTCAAAAAAAGTAATGACTATAGTAATCTAGGTCCAAACATGAAACAATaactaaagaatttttttctcatctctttGATAGGTCCTTGTCTCTATCTGCCtttatttaataaacattattttagagaaaaacaaaacaaaaaataaacttgcACACAATTAGTAACAGATCTCCTGGTCTACAGTTCTTCCAGTTTTATCCATCCTAAAGTATTTCCATTATCCTGCTGATAAACTGAAAGCTTAGTCAATCTGTTCATCTTTCTGAGCTTCAgtcaggaaaacagaaaagttcaAAACAGTATGGTTTTCTTTGAGCTTCAAACAGTCAGCAGAACAGTAAACTTCAAAACATAGTAGAAACAAGTTGATAATGTCTGAATTGCCTGTTGAAAAGTTCCTCTTCTGAAAAGTCAGCATGTCAAGGGCAGGAGGGAAGGGCATCTGGATGatgaatatttgcttcattttctctAAGGGCAGATTTGAAATGCTCAGCATCCACAGTTGTGTGGATATGGCCCTCATGGATCAGATGCTTGATGGCTTGCTAGATATTctcatttcttgggctggggagcTCTCGGTGCAGATGGCTGAGACTCTTGCCCTCCACTAGGGTGCATTCCTGAATCAAATGCATCACCTCCTCCATGTGGGTGGACTCGGGAGGAGACTCAAGACTGCCGCCACTCTTGCAGCTGCTCTCATTACCACTGCTCTTATGGCCACTCTTCTCGCGGCTGCTCTCGTGGCTGCTGCTCTTGTGGCCACCActcttatggccagtgatctCATGGCTGCGGCTCTTCTCGCCTCTCTCCCAGCTGCTAGCCTCATTCCCACCACCAGTGGTGCCGGCCAGTTCTGGCTGCTTCTCAGAGGCAAGGCTTTTCCCACTATAGACTGGGTAGGATTTTCCCAGAATCATATGTGCACTCACCGTTTCCAGAACATGGATGGTGAGCTCATTCATGTTTGTAACGGGTGGATACACGCTATCTTAAGACTATTGGTTCCACTGGATCACTAGAGAATGCCCAACGCTTTCACATAGGCCCCTACCATCAACACAGTCACCAACTGCACACTATTCTTCTCATCAACATCCTCAACTGCATCAATTGGCTGTGAGGTCATATCATCAATTTTATAACAAATGAATTTTGAAGTGATCTCAATCTTCTTGACAACTCCAATAACCAAGACACGGCCAACTTCATACCCATTAAGGGTGAACACATTATTCACCATAATGGAGGACAGAAGCTGGTTTACACTACAAGGTAGAATTTCCTGGACACACTGCCGGATGGCCTTCCTAATATGGGGAAGTTTGCCTCTCCCTGGTGACTGTTTGCGGCCTTCGCTAGCCCCACTGGAGGCAGACATGCTGGCAGCACTCCCATACCTGCTCTTTTCCATCTTGAAGATAGCCTCAACCGAAAGAGGACACAAGATCTACCCAGCTCACTGCTGCTCTGTGGACTGCTTCCACAAGCAAATATGGTGCTCTGTCTCCAACTCTGATATCATCAGCTTCTGGTTTCAAGCCTATCTCACGATACATGGAGAACCAATCAACAGAGTACAGAAGGCTTAAGCAAATCAGGGCTTTCCACATACTCACCAGGATGCCACTTGTTGCTAGTCAGACTTCTTAAAGCCACACACGATTTGAAGCATCTCAGCATGTTTATGAGTCATCATTACTACTAAAAAATCTGCCCCGTTCGTCATATAATGTCAAAATTTCTAGTTTGCTTTAATTTTTGAGGTATACTCTTCCTATATATAGCAAAAGTTACTTTATGATTTGCCCAGTAGTAGTTGGTCTAAAACTCATCATACTCCTACCTGGTATCTCGATTGATATGATTATATATGCACTACCACAGCCAGTTCTTCACAGTcagcttcttcttcctttttctcatttatttttcagtcgTCTGACTTGAACTCAAGTACTAGGATAGTGCCCAGTACCTGAGCGcccacctgagtcacagtgccacttctagactTTTCTGTCGTTATTTGGAGAAAACGATCTCCCAAACGTTTCTATCAGGACTGGCTTCGAAGCATAATCCTGGCAACTCaaacccctgagtagctaggcatgagccaccagcacagggctGGTAGTTTCTTCTTTGATGACTCATTTAATAACTACTTCAGTTGATCAAAAGAAATTTTTAGACAAAGTATTTGGAAATACTTTACTAGTGCTGGTGGTTGTAGTACAGTAGAGATTAGGAATAAACTCTGAATAATCCTCTCAGAACTCACATGCAAATAATACTCTCAAAGAACTCACATCACTTGCTCAAGTAATTAACTTTGGAGGCAATCTGGTAGAAATGGAAGTATTGTCACTTTTAAACATTATAATATCATAAAGTAAATCTCAGGTTATTTCCATGCTTATAACGTTTTCATAAACCTATAATTTCAAATAATTCTTCAAAATGAACTATAACTATAATTACAATATATATGAAACATTATATAAATCAAAACTAATGAGCTTTTCAATTAACTTTAATGTTGTTTGtataaaaaatgtacaaaatttGGACTTAATATGAGGGGAAAGCCAAGCACATGTGGTTCATacttgaaattctagctactcagagggctgaaatctgaggatagcggttaaCAAGCCACCCTAAGCAGGCAAGTATGTGACATGCTTATCTCTAATAAGTACCCAAAacgctagaagtggaactgtgactggAACTGGTAGACTGCTTAACTTGACCTTGAAAAAGATCAGGGTTAGTGCACAGGTCCTAAAATAAGCCCtaagactagcacaaaaaaaaaaatactattgtaTTCTGGGGAGTGAGAAAATCCACCGTGCACTGTTAAAGGTGACagatgagttttattagtcagtttgcaactgGCCTTGCCCCTGGCTACCCAAGAGCTAGGAGCAGCCTCCAGGGGgcgagtttctttccttcctccctttccacaGGCTTCACCAGTCCACAGCCTCTCTACAGGCCtcttgttctccaca from Perognathus longimembris pacificus isolate PPM17 chromosome 28, ASM2315922v1, whole genome shotgun sequence includes:
- the Rpa4 gene encoding LOW QUALITY PROTEIN: replication protein A 30 kDa subunit (The sequence of the model RefSeq protein was modified relative to this genomic sequence to represent the inferred CDS: inserted 1 base in 1 codon; substituted 2 bases at 2 genomic stop codons) yields the protein MEKSRYGSAASMSASSGASEGRKQSPGRGKLPHIRKAIRQCVQEILPCSVNQLLSSIMVNNVFTLNGYEVGRVLVIGVVKKIEITSKFICYKIDDMTSQPIDAVEDVDEKNSVQLVTVLMVGAYVKALGILXXSSGTNSLKIACIHPLQXMNELTIHVLETVSAHMILGKSYPVYSGKSLASEKQPELAGTTGGGNEASSWERGEKSRSHEITGHKSGGHKSSSHESSREKSGHKSSGNESSCKSGGSLESPPESTHMEEVMHLIQECTLVEGKSLSHLHRELPSPRNENI